The following are encoded in a window of Candidatus Microthrix parvicella Bio17-1 genomic DNA:
- a CDS encoding histidine phosphatase family protein, whose protein sequence is MASDAPLHQRPYEPPPGSVTVTLIRHGASAPVVPGRRQPMLDGQGNPPLDPIGVEQAERTAEALCRPDRHPFEAIYCSTMVRTQQTAEPLAQRTGLTPVVLADLREVYLGDLEGGLLREAVATGDPIFEQTMRAERWDTIPGAESEEAFSERLARGLAVAVEGRVDQRVALVVHGGVIARMLADLTGASNFAFKGADNASVSEFVLLEDGRRWLRSYNIRYW, encoded by the coding sequence ATGGCCTCCGACGCCCCGCTGCATCAACGCCCCTACGAGCCGCCCCCGGGCTCGGTGACCGTGACGCTGATCCGTCATGGGGCCTCCGCCCCCGTGGTGCCTGGGCGGCGACAGCCGATGTTGGACGGTCAGGGCAACCCGCCGCTCGACCCCATCGGGGTGGAGCAGGCCGAACGCACCGCCGAGGCACTGTGTCGGCCCGACCGGCATCCGTTCGAGGCCATCTATTGCTCGACGATGGTGCGCACCCAGCAGACCGCCGAGCCGTTGGCGCAACGCACCGGCCTCACGCCGGTGGTGCTGGCCGACCTTCGAGAGGTGTACCTGGGGGACCTGGAAGGCGGACTGTTGCGGGAGGCGGTTGCCACCGGCGACCCGATCTTTGAGCAGACGATGAGGGCCGAGCGCTGGGACACCATCCCGGGCGCCGAGTCCGAGGAGGCGTTCTCCGAACGGCTGGCCCGTGGGCTGGCAGTCGCGGTTGAGGGGCGGGTTGACCAGCGGGTGGCCCTGGTGGTGCACGGCGGCGTGATCGCCCGGATGTTGGCCGACCTGACCGGCGCCTCCAACTTTGCCTTCAAAGGTGCCGACAACGCGTCGGTGTCGGAGTTTGTGCTCTTG
- a CDS encoding Rieske 2Fe-2S domain-containing protein, with protein sequence MVTGPLGTIRSPFPVPFGWFVVAYSADLAVGDVEPLEYFGRHLVLWRDNDGEAHVQDAFCPHMGAHLGHGGVVENCEIVCPFHGWRFDSEGKNTNIPYSTRVNKREVVQPYPTVERNSVIMAWYHPTDAPPSFEVPELAEFGEDSDQWTDPIHREYVIEAPWQEIAENGVDAAHFRYVHNTDMVPELERYDTDGERSFMRSVQKFPTPRGVVDGRIDSDSWGPGLSVIHFSGIVDTFLMGCNTPISANKCVLRFTFRVKKLGDADTESTVGKAFADEVGNQVLEDMPIWQNKAHLVRPALADNDGPFMKFRKWASQFYAEPVDGEAMVYPPNGSYPAENDRELTASKKFGTPDPAFKL encoded by the coding sequence ATGGTCACCGGCCCCCTAGGCACCATCAGATCACCGTTCCCCGTACCGTTCGGCTGGTTCGTCGTTGCGTATTCCGCCGACCTCGCCGTCGGCGATGTCGAGCCCCTGGAGTACTTCGGCCGCCACCTGGTGCTGTGGCGCGACAACGACGGTGAGGCCCATGTTCAGGATGCGTTCTGCCCCCACATGGGCGCCCACCTGGGGCACGGCGGCGTGGTCGAGAACTGCGAGATCGTGTGCCCCTTCCACGGCTGGCGCTTCGACAGCGAGGGCAAGAACACCAACATTCCGTATTCGACCCGCGTGAACAAGCGCGAGGTGGTGCAGCCCTACCCCACGGTCGAACGCAACAGCGTGATCATGGCGTGGTATCACCCCACCGATGCGCCCCCCAGCTTCGAGGTGCCCGAACTGGCGGAGTTCGGTGAGGACAGCGACCAATGGACCGACCCAATCCATCGGGAGTACGTCATCGAGGCCCCGTGGCAGGAGATCGCCGAGAACGGCGTGGACGCCGCCCACTTCCGGTACGTGCACAACACCGACATGGTGCCCGAGCTCGAGCGCTACGACACCGACGGCGAGCGCTCGTTCATGCGCAGCGTCCAAAAGTTTCCGACCCCGCGTGGGGTGGTCGACGGGCGCATCGACTCCGACAGTTGGGGCCCCGGGCTCTCGGTCATTCACTTCTCGGGCATCGTCGACACGTTTCTGATGGGGTGCAACACCCCGATCAGCGCCAACAAGTGCGTGCTGCGCTTCACCTTCCGCGTCAAGAAGCTGGGTGACGCCGACACCGAATCCACGGTGGGCAAGGCGTTCGCCGACGAGGTGGGCAACCAGGTGCTGGAGGACATGCCGATCTGGCAGAACAAGGCGCACCTGGTGCGTCCGGCGCTGGCCGACAACGACGGACCGTTCATGAAGTTCCGCAAGTGGGCCAGCCAGTTCTACGCCGAGCCGGTGGACGGCGAGGCCATGGTGTACCCGCCCAACGGCTCGTACCCGGCCGAGAACGATCGGGAGTTGACCGCATCCAAGAAGTTCGGTACCCCCGACCCGGCGTTCAAGCTGTAG
- a CDS encoding DUF4395 domain-containing protein yields MRSLFSFPNPVNEVAARSVATGVVLLTGLILAATAAGIDGARWLVVPLALGFWARVLTGPTLSPLGQLATRVVAPRLAHAERLVPGAPKRFAQGIGTALSTAAAVAWLAFGLTGPGVTLVAAIMVAASLEAAFGLCLGCVMYGYLAKAGVFSAADCPECADISLRLRGNDTLAPRT; encoded by the coding sequence GTGCGCTCACTCTTCTCCTTTCCCAACCCGGTCAACGAGGTGGCGGCCCGCAGTGTCGCCACCGGAGTGGTGCTGTTGACCGGGCTCATCCTGGCGGCCACCGCCGCCGGAATCGACGGCGCCCGCTGGCTTGTCGTGCCCTTGGCATTGGGGTTCTGGGCCCGGGTGCTGACCGGCCCGACGCTCAGCCCCCTTGGACAATTGGCCACCCGTGTGGTGGCACCACGGCTTGCCCATGCCGAGCGCCTGGTACCGGGCGCCCCCAAGCGATTCGCCCAGGGCATCGGCACGGCATTGTCCACCGCCGCCGCAGTGGCCTGGCTCGCCTTCGGCCTGACCGGCCCGGGTGTCACGCTGGTGGCGGCGATCATGGTGGCCGCATCACTGGAGGCGGCGTTCGGGCTGTGCCTGGGATGCGTCATGTACGGCTACCTGGCAAAGGCGGGCGTGTTCTCCGCGGCAGACTGCCCGGAATGCGCCGACATCTCCCTGCGCCTTCGAGGCAACGACACCCTGGCCCCACGCACCTGA
- a CDS encoding cryptochrome/photolyase family protein, with amino-acid sequence MNDHGVVWFRKDLRLIDNPAWDTAVGACRRVTALFVVDPAVMDLAGPHRRTQLAAHLRALDEDLQALGGRLRLRSGDPATVVPQVMEEAGADALYANADAAPGSRRRDQRVFRALDSLAARTHGDQPVPFHTFWGTLVVPPRSVTTAKGDVSQVFTPFYKRWRDTPWDPWVDHRTDPDRSVAEVTRPPASAAWGTGTTTTLGDLPGSGDDPHHSGGSRAALGRLDAAVQRAARYSDERDRPDLASTSELSVDLHFGTLSPRRAAVALRDVPGGAAIVRQLAWRDWYAHLLWEHPRLTRHPMRPAYEALQWQNDNEEFEAWCAGTTGYPIVDAGMRQLAATGWMHNRVRMIVASFLVKDLLVDWRWGEAHFRRLLVDGDTTQNVGNWQWVAGTGPDAAPYFRIFNPTTQAKKFDPDGDFVRSWVPELVNLPRAWIHEPGAAPDRVLAEAGVELGTHYPRPIVDHGDARQRTLAVYQHARERG; translated from the coding sequence GTGAACGATCACGGAGTGGTCTGGTTCCGCAAGGACCTCAGGCTGATCGACAACCCGGCCTGGGACACCGCGGTGGGGGCATGTCGCCGGGTGACGGCGCTGTTCGTGGTGGACCCCGCGGTGATGGACCTGGCCGGCCCGCACCGGCGCACCCAACTTGCCGCCCACCTTCGGGCGCTGGACGAGGATCTGCAGGCGCTCGGCGGGCGTCTGAGGCTGCGCAGCGGCGACCCTGCCACGGTGGTGCCCCAGGTGATGGAGGAAGCGGGCGCCGATGCGCTGTACGCCAACGCCGACGCCGCACCGGGCAGCCGCAGGCGGGACCAACGGGTGTTTCGCGCCCTGGATTCCCTCGCCGCCCGAACTCATGGTGATCAACCGGTGCCGTTCCACACCTTCTGGGGCACGTTGGTAGTGCCCCCCAGGTCGGTGACGACGGCAAAGGGCGACGTGTCCCAGGTGTTCACCCCGTTCTACAAGCGCTGGCGGGACACCCCCTGGGATCCTTGGGTGGATCACAGGACCGATCCCGACCGTTCGGTTGCCGAGGTCACCCGGCCACCGGCCTCGGCCGCCTGGGGTACCGGCACCACCACCACGCTTGGCGACCTGCCCGGGTCGGGCGACGACCCACATCACTCCGGTGGCTCACGGGCCGCGCTGGGCCGACTCGATGCCGCCGTGCAGCGGGCGGCCCGCTACAGCGACGAGCGGGATCGACCCGATCTGGCCTCAACCTCGGAGCTGTCGGTTGACCTGCACTTCGGCACCCTGTCGCCACGACGGGCCGCAGTCGCACTCCGCGACGTTCCCGGAGGCGCTGCGATCGTTCGACAGTTGGCGTGGCGCGACTGGTACGCCCACCTGCTCTGGGAGCACCCACGGCTCACCCGGCACCCCATGCGGCCCGCCTACGAGGCGTTGCAGTGGCAGAACGACAACGAGGAGTTTGAGGCGTGGTGTGCCGGCACCACCGGCTATCCAATCGTCGACGCCGGCATGCGTCAGTTGGCCGCCACCGGCTGGATGCACAACCGCGTGCGCATGATCGTCGCCTCCTTTCTGGTGAAGGACCTGCTGGTGGACTGGCGTTGGGGGGAAGCCCACTTTCGTCGCCTGCTGGTGGACGGCGACACCACCCAGAACGTCGGCAACTGGCAGTGGGTCGCTGGCACCGGTCCCGACGCCGCGCCGTACTTTCGGATCTTCAACCCGACGACACAGGCCAAAAAGTTCGACCCCGACGGTGACTTCGTGCGCAGTTGGGTACCGGAACTCGTCAACCTCCCGCGCGCCTGGATCCACGAGCCGGGGGCCGCACCCGACCGGGTGCTTGCCGAAGCGGGCGTCGAGTTGGGCACTCACTATCCTCGCCCGATCGTCGACCATGGCGATGCTCGACAGCGCACGCTGGCCGTGTATCAGCACGCCCGTGAACGAGGGTAA
- a CDS encoding VOC family protein — MTAGPQLHTLHVGDAASAWSRAGFAVAEPTGAAPHSVLLGAVRVLLHGDGGPRGLLRWDLVSHAEGLPTQGTINAADIDGLPTAWVPDEPTDEVAEVAEDARTSVPGHHNGVTGLDHLVIGSPHVQRTTAALLGAGFEARRTRDTDGDGEAMRQVFFWAGPVIVELVGPADVGAAAASPDAPAAFFGLALNSGDLDDTAARLGELLGPPRPAVQPGRRIATLRFKAVGGSVPTVVMSPHLTSSG, encoded by the coding sequence ATGACCGCCGGACCTCAACTCCACACCCTCCATGTCGGTGACGCGGCGTCAGCTTGGAGTCGCGCCGGTTTCGCTGTCGCTGAACCCACGGGCGCTGCGCCCCACTCGGTGCTGCTGGGCGCAGTGCGCGTGCTGCTTCATGGCGACGGCGGGCCGCGCGGCCTGCTGCGATGGGACCTGGTGTCCCATGCCGAGGGTCTGCCAACGCAAGGCACAATCAACGCGGCAGACATTGACGGGCTGCCGACCGCCTGGGTGCCGGACGAGCCGACCGACGAGGTTGCCGAAGTTGCCGAAGATGCCCGGACATCCGTCCCCGGCCATCACAACGGAGTGACCGGGCTGGATCACCTCGTCATCGGCTCACCACACGTGCAGCGAACGACCGCTGCGCTCCTCGGCGCCGGCTTCGAGGCCCGTCGCACCCGGGACACCGACGGCGACGGCGAAGCGATGCGGCAGGTTTTTTTCTGGGCCGGACCCGTGATCGTGGAGCTGGTGGGACCCGCCGACGTCGGCGCCGCGGCGGCCTCCCCCGACGCGCCGGCCGCCTTCTTCGGACTTGCGCTGAACTCCGGCGATCTCGACGACACCGCGGCCCGTCTCGGCGAACTCCTGGGGCCGCCCCGCCCGGCGGTGCAGCCGGGACGGCGCATCGCCACCCTGCGATTCAAGGCGGTCGGCGGCTCGGTCCCCACCGTGGTGATGAGCCCCCACCTCACGTCCAGCGGCTGA
- a CDS encoding HAD family hydrolase, whose translation MTLGLFDLDNTLIDRRAMFARWASGMLERLGIGEADGLAWLIEVDGNGYGDKARWMPQAAKRFDVPEEAIAADRTTHWVASIQVDPNVGPALERLSDAGWTLGMVTNGPSTQWDKINATGLGVHFDAVVVSEVVGTRKPDPAIFELAAEMCGRPLEGWMVGDHPHFDVAGGRAVGLSGAWMRGPDPWPTGLEPPDLTVESIAEFVDAVLAG comes from the coding sequence GTGACGCTCGGCCTTTTCGACCTGGACAACACGTTGATCGACCGGCGTGCGATGTTTGCACGCTGGGCCTCGGGCATGCTGGAACGCCTTGGAATCGGCGAGGCCGACGGCCTGGCCTGGCTGATCGAGGTGGACGGCAACGGCTATGGCGACAAGGCCCGCTGGATGCCGCAGGCCGCCAAACGGTTCGACGTACCCGAAGAGGCGATCGCAGCAGACCGGACGACCCACTGGGTGGCGTCGATTCAGGTCGACCCAAACGTCGGGCCGGCCTTGGAGCGACTGAGTGATGCCGGGTGGACCCTGGGCATGGTGACCAACGGCCCGTCAACCCAGTGGGACAAGATCAACGCGACCGGGTTGGGAGTGCATTTCGACGCCGTGGTCGTGTCGGAGGTGGTCGGCACCCGCAAGCCCGACCCGGCCATCTTTGAGCTGGCCGCCGAGATGTGCGGCCGGCCGCTGGAGGGCTGGATGGTGGGAGACCATCCGCACTTCGACGTGGCGGGTGGCCGGGCCGTTGGTCTGTCGGGTGCCTGGATGCGAGGACCCGACCCGTGGCCGACGGGTCTTGAGCCGCCTGATCTGACGGTGGAGTCAATCGCGGAATTCGTCGACGCGGTGCTGGCCGGGTAG
- a CDS encoding enoyl-CoA hydratase-related protein — MSPDVAENSPQSPVSPADSTWECFDVDLSDGVAHVRLNRPEAYNSMVPAFWTELPAIVEGLDAAGTTRVMVLSSTGKHFSAGMDLAVFTEGGLGGASGVSEQGRRNAGLWLMVQHLQRSFTALANARFPVLAAVQGGCIGGAVDMVAAADCRYGTEDSFVCIQEINIAMTADVGTLQRLGRLVPEGVAREWAYTGDRIPAGRVREVGFFNETFADHEALVAGVLEIARRIATQSPLAIWGTKEAISYARDHSTADALHQMAGWQSGMFQPGDMMEAFTAKGEKRAPVFEGLPPLPGAR; from the coding sequence ATGAGCCCCGATGTCGCGGAGAATTCGCCCCAGAGCCCGGTGTCCCCGGCCGACTCGACCTGGGAGTGCTTCGACGTCGATCTGAGCGACGGGGTCGCCCACGTCCGGTTGAACCGTCCGGAGGCCTACAACTCGATGGTCCCGGCGTTCTGGACCGAGCTCCCCGCCATCGTGGAGGGGCTCGATGCCGCAGGCACCACCCGCGTGATGGTGCTGTCGTCGACCGGCAAGCACTTCTCGGCCGGAATGGACCTGGCGGTGTTCACCGAGGGCGGCCTTGGTGGTGCGTCGGGCGTGTCCGAGCAGGGGCGCCGCAACGCAGGCCTGTGGCTCATGGTGCAGCACCTCCAGCGCAGCTTCACCGCCCTGGCGAACGCCCGGTTTCCCGTGCTCGCAGCGGTGCAGGGCGGCTGTATCGGGGGCGCGGTCGACATGGTCGCGGCGGCCGATTGCCGCTATGGCACCGAGGACAGCTTCGTCTGCATTCAGGAGATCAACATCGCCATGACGGCCGACGTCGGCACGCTGCAGCGCCTGGGCAGGCTGGTGCCCGAGGGCGTGGCCCGCGAGTGGGCCTACACCGGCGACCGAATCCCGGCCGGACGCGTCCGTGAGGTTGGGTTTTTCAACGAGACCTTTGCCGACCATGAAGCGCTCGTCGCCGGCGTGCTCGAAATCGCACGGCGTATCGCCACCCAGTCGCCGCTGGCGATCTGGGGCACCAAAGAGGCCATCAGCTATGCCCGGGACCACTCCACTGCCGACGCCCTGCATCAGATGGCCGGGTGGCAGTCGGGCATGTTCCAGCCTGGCGACATGATGGAGGCCTTCACCGCCAAAGGCGAAAAGCGTGCGCCCGTGTTCGAGGGGCTGCCGCCACTCCCCGGAGCCCGCTGA
- a CDS encoding ABC transporter permease encodes MILRLTLRSTRAHLLRFLLTTFAVFIGVTFITTAYGLADQLRGILDDQTSTALPGSDTGVPGTDRLLFVSPKLTAFGFSGTLDASLADELKGVDGVATTVGQTQRGVAFEVPDRTEGTLGQIQSSATTSAYDPAQWNLVSGTAPKGPDQLAVNEGGTTAANAQVGDTVVVFLPTGRRQMTMTAIVSPVVPDTNSMFQFTDAVAVFDPVVNAELFGGDDRVDTILVAVAPDADVGAVKAAIEDRLPSGVTVGSADDLTAQVVGIINTIVDGIETGMLVFAGITLFVGTFLVANTFSIVVAQRTKELAVLRAVGAGRRQVFASVLGEAAVIGVLASILGLATGLALSTLAGWAIDTERGAHLVISTRTVAVGLGIGMGVTLASALFPALRAMRVAPVAAMRQHEATPAGRGLRGLLIAPIALVIGIAGIVVGLGDGRSISSRIGLIGGGAVVMFLALAGLSRLIAAPAVRLIGAPLGRGPIATLARTNAARNPRRTATTAGALMIGLALIALVATVGLSVKQSLENQLRNNTTAAWFVVPNQLVPPDPTSITDALAKAQGVAAVVPTAFSNATVAGPRGEASGVAVAGLAEVPKVYDLGVTEGPTRQANTDDGQVWLSADAAKRQGVKLGDRITVSTGTGATATTTVGAIYTRTAALSDVIIDQSIADQVGAQTFVQAIAVKGTPGTSDTALKAAIEPVAGEFANAEVITPREFEKSQTGPLDIAVKAVSMLLLVSVLVAGLGVANTLALSVYERTREIGLLRAVGTTRRQIRKIVRREAVITSVFGGLLGVAVGTTLGIAAVKVLPDALSGTLVIPWSWIILCIFVTVIMGLFAALWPAWRASRMNVLDAISQE; translated from the coding sequence GTGATCCTGCGATTGACCCTGCGAAGCACCCGAGCGCACCTCCTCCGCTTTCTGCTCACCACGTTCGCCGTGTTCATCGGCGTCACGTTCATCACGACGGCCTACGGATTGGCCGATCAGCTGCGGGGCATCCTCGACGACCAAACCTCGACTGCCTTGCCGGGTTCCGATACCGGCGTGCCGGGCACCGATCGCTTGCTGTTCGTCTCCCCCAAACTCACTGCTTTTGGTTTCAGCGGCACCCTCGACGCCTCGTTGGCCGACGAGTTGAAGGGTGTGGACGGCGTAGCGACCACCGTGGGGCAGACCCAACGGGGGGTGGCCTTCGAGGTGCCGGACCGAACCGAGGGCACCCTGGGTCAGATCCAAAGCTCGGCCACCACCTCGGCCTACGACCCGGCCCAGTGGAACCTCGTCTCCGGCACAGCGCCGAAGGGCCCCGACCAGTTGGCGGTCAACGAGGGCGGCACGACCGCAGCCAACGCACAGGTGGGTGACACCGTTGTGGTGTTCCTCCCCACCGGCCGTCGACAGATGACGATGACGGCCATCGTGTCGCCGGTGGTGCCCGACACCAACTCCATGTTCCAGTTCACCGATGCCGTAGCGGTGTTTGACCCGGTGGTGAACGCCGAGCTGTTCGGCGGCGACGATCGGGTCGACACGATCCTGGTGGCGGTCGCTCCAGACGCCGACGTCGGTGCGGTCAAGGCCGCAATCGAAGACCGGCTGCCCAGCGGGGTCACCGTCGGGAGCGCAGACGATCTCACCGCCCAGGTGGTCGGCATCATCAACACGATCGTGGACGGCATAGAGACCGGCATGCTGGTGTTCGCCGGCATCACCCTGTTTGTGGGCACGTTCCTGGTGGCCAACACGTTTTCCATCGTGGTCGCCCAACGCACCAAGGAACTTGCGGTACTGCGTGCCGTCGGCGCCGGCAGACGCCAGGTGTTCGCATCGGTCCTCGGAGAGGCCGCCGTGATCGGGGTACTGGCATCGATCCTCGGTTTGGCGACGGGGCTGGCATTGTCCACGCTCGCCGGCTGGGCCATCGACACCGAGCGCGGGGCGCACCTGGTGATCTCGACCCGCACGGTGGCCGTCGGCCTGGGCATCGGCATGGGCGTCACGCTCGCCTCGGCCCTCTTCCCCGCGCTGCGGGCCATGCGGGTGGCGCCGGTGGCGGCAATGCGCCAACACGAGGCCACCCCGGCCGGCCGTGGCCTTCGCGGCCTGTTGATTGCACCGATCGCCTTGGTGATCGGCATTGCCGGCATCGTCGTCGGCCTGGGCGACGGCCGTTCGATCAGCTCCAGGATCGGCCTGATCGGTGGCGGCGCAGTGGTGATGTTCCTGGCCCTGGCCGGCCTCTCACGGCTGATCGCCGCTCCGGCCGTGCGGCTGATCGGCGCACCCTTGGGACGAGGCCCCATTGCGACGCTGGCGCGCACGAACGCGGCGCGCAACCCACGCCGCACCGCCACCACCGCCGGGGCGCTCATGATCGGCCTCGCACTCATCGCACTGGTGGCCACGGTGGGGTTGTCGGTGAAGCAGAGCCTTGAGAACCAACTGAGGAACAACACCACCGCCGCCTGGTTCGTGGTCCCAAACCAGCTGGTCCCACCCGACCCCACCTCCATCACCGACGCACTAGCCAAGGCGCAGGGTGTTGCCGCCGTGGTGCCGACGGCGTTCTCCAACGCCACCGTCGCCGGCCCTCGGGGTGAGGCATCGGGTGTTGCGGTGGCCGGCCTGGCCGAGGTGCCCAAGGTGTATGACCTGGGTGTCACCGAAGGTCCCACCCGCCAAGCCAACACCGATGACGGCCAGGTCTGGTTGTCCGCCGATGCGGCGAAGAGGCAGGGCGTCAAGCTGGGCGACCGGATCACGGTGTCCACCGGCACCGGGGCCACCGCCACCACCACGGTTGGTGCCATCTACACCCGCACGGCCGCGCTGTCGGACGTGATCATCGACCAGTCGATCGCCGACCAGGTGGGCGCCCAGACGTTCGTCCAGGCGATCGCCGTCAAAGGCACACCGGGCACCAGCGACACGGCGCTCAAGGCGGCCATCGAGCCGGTGGCGGGCGAATTTGCCAACGCCGAGGTGATCACACCCAGAGAATTCGAGAAAAGCCAGACCGGGCCGCTGGACATCGCGGTCAAGGCGGTGTCGATGCTGTTGCTGGTGTCGGTGCTGGTGGCCGGCCTCGGGGTGGCCAACACGCTGGCGCTTTCGGTCTACGAACGCACGCGGGAGATCGGCCTGCTGCGCGCGGTGGGCACCACCCGCAGGCAGATCCGCAAGATCGTTCGTCGGGAGGCGGTGATCACGTCGGTGTTCGGCGGGCTACTTGGCGTGGCCGTGGGCACGACCCTTGGCATCGCTGCGGTCAAGGTCCTTCCGGACGCGTTGTCGGGCACCCTCGTCATCCCGTGGAGCTGGATCATTCTGTGCATCTTCGTCACGGTGATCATGGGCCTGTTCGCCGCCCTGTGGCCCGCATGGCGAGCGTCGAGAATGAACGTGCTGGATGCCATCTCGCAGGAGTAG
- a CDS encoding alkaline phosphatase D family protein, whose amino-acid sequence MDSGDNTIGATPMPSGRTQATTRRTFLGGTALVGVGALSACGSDDSPTGTAIPPTETSTSLPPVPKLNGDPFALGVASGDPNDTSVILWTRVITNPSKADGGIGSVPVPVSWEVATDAKFDSVVASGAEVATADFAHSVHATVDGLKPDGTYWYRFSIGAAVSPVGRTRTMPTDDSQPSSGQFRFAMATCQDFQGGRYGAWGDAAKLDDLDAIVFLGDYIYELPNILTGPNGDTSRHYTSEVPTDLPGFRARYAQVKGDKQLQAAHETAPFFATWDDHEVQNNYTKDVDPELRQAGYQAWWEHMPVRLPPPQNGELVVYRTLDVGGLIQLFILDTRQYTDPGACPGDNPVGTVPDCEARSDKDRTLLGDTQKAWLLEGLEQSTTTWTALANPVLFAGLVTGTVEDPATKAQVPTFFQDTWDGFPAERATIRSALAKVDNPVVLTGDYHAGFVFDVNDTDAIPPAEGPAVCPEFLVTAISSFLFSEDYTKFNPQVRYFEAKHGYAVCTVTQEDFSCEFRYVDDVWDADSPITVGPTWAVAKGEHTATEVTQG is encoded by the coding sequence ATGGACTCGGGTGACAACACCATCGGAGCGACGCCAATGCCAAGCGGCAGGACACAGGCCACCACCAGGCGAACCTTTCTCGGAGGTACTGCGCTGGTTGGCGTCGGCGCGTTGTCGGCGTGCGGTTCCGACGACTCCCCCACCGGCACGGCGATCCCACCCACCGAGACCTCCACCAGCCTGCCACCGGTGCCCAAACTCAACGGCGATCCGTTTGCGCTTGGCGTGGCCTCGGGCGACCCCAACGACACCTCCGTGATCCTCTGGACACGCGTGATAACCAACCCCTCCAAGGCGGACGGAGGCATCGGTTCGGTACCCGTGCCCGTGAGCTGGGAAGTGGCCACCGACGCCAAGTTCGACAGTGTGGTCGCATCCGGGGCCGAGGTGGCCACCGCCGACTTCGCGCATTCGGTGCACGCCACCGTCGACGGACTCAAGCCCGATGGCACCTACTGGTATCGATTCTCCATCGGCGCTGCCGTGTCACCCGTAGGCCGGACCCGCACCATGCCCACCGATGACTCCCAGCCGTCCTCGGGCCAATTCCGGTTTGCCATGGCCACGTGCCAGGACTTCCAGGGAGGCCGCTACGGGGCGTGGGGTGATGCGGCCAAGCTGGACGACTTGGACGCAATCGTGTTCCTCGGCGACTACATCTACGAACTGCCAAACATCCTCACCGGCCCGAACGGCGACACCAGCCGTCACTACACCTCCGAGGTGCCCACCGACCTCCCCGGATTTCGAGCCCGCTACGCCCAGGTCAAAGGCGACAAGCAGTTGCAGGCGGCGCACGAAACGGCACCGTTCTTCGCCACGTGGGACGACCACGAGGTGCAGAACAACTACACCAAGGACGTCGACCCCGAACTGCGCCAGGCCGGCTACCAGGCCTGGTGGGAGCACATGCCGGTGCGGCTCCCGCCGCCGCAGAACGGCGAGCTGGTCGTGTACCGCACCCTCGACGTGGGCGGCCTGATCCAGCTGTTCATCCTGGACACCCGCCAGTACACCGACCCGGGCGCCTGCCCGGGCGACAACCCGGTGGGAACGGTTCCGGACTGCGAGGCCCGGTCCGACAAGGACCGCACCCTCCTGGGCGACACCCAGAAGGCCTGGCTGTTGGAGGGCCTGGAGCAGTCGACCACGACCTGGACGGCGCTGGCCAACCCCGTGCTGTTCGCCGGGCTGGTGACCGGCACCGTGGAGGATCCAGCAACGAAGGCGCAGGTCCCCACCTTCTTCCAGGACACCTGGGACGGCTTTCCCGCCGAGCGGGCCACCATCCGCTCGGCGCTGGCCAAGGTGGACAACCCGGTGGTGCTCACCGGCGATTACCACGCCGGCTTCGTGTTCGATGTGAACGACACCGACGCCATCCCCCCGGCGGAGGGCCCGGCGGTCTGCCCCGAGTTCCTCGTCACCGCCATCAGTTCCTTCCTGTTCTCTGAGGACTACACCAAGTTCAACCCGCAGGTGCGGTACTTCGAGGCCAAGCACGGCTACGCGGTGTGCACCGTCACCCAGGAAGACTTCAGCTGCGAGTTCCGGTACGTCGACGACGTCTGGGATGCCGACAGCCCGATCACGGTGGGCCCCACCTGGGCGGTCGCCAAAGGCGAGCACACGGCCACCGAGGTCACGCAAGGATGA